Proteins co-encoded in one Neoarius graeffei isolate fNeoGra1 chromosome 11, fNeoGra1.pri, whole genome shotgun sequence genomic window:
- the hao1 gene encoding hydroxyacid oxidase 1 — protein MKGRLLGNMSDKPVCVSDFEQQAKIILPKAVFDYYFSGADQQESLADNVAAFKRWRLFPRVLKDVSKVDMSTTVLGQSVSMPVCVAATAMQRMAHPEGETATAKACLSAGTGMMLSSWATSTIEEVAEAAPAGVRWLQLYIYKDRALTQSLVKRAEEAGYKGIFVTVDTPYLGKRRDDVRNRFKLPSHLRMANFETPDLAFSSKEGYGEDSGLAVYVAQAIDPTLKWEDIAWLKRITSLPVVVKGVLRAEDAREALKYGVDGILVSNHGARQLDCVPATIDALPEIVEAVGGRAEVYLDGGIRTGTDVLKALALGAKAVFVGRPILWGLACEGEKGVRDVLQLLQEELHLALALTGCRSLKEINRTLLRRSEQIPRL, from the exons atgaAGGGTCGTCTCTTGGGAAACATGTCCGACAAgcccgtgtgtgtgagtgattttgAGCAGCAAGCTAAAATAATCTTACCCAAAGCAGTATTTGATTATTATTTCTCTGGAGCAGATCAGCAGGAATCACTAGCTGATAATGTAGCAGCTTTCAAAAG ATGGCGCTTGTTCCCACGCGTGCTTAAAGATGTGTCCAAGGTGGACATGTCTACCACTGTGCTGGGACAGAGCGTGAGCATGCCTGTGTGTGTAGCAGCCACTGCAATGCAGAGGATGGCTCACCCTGAAGGAGAGACTGCTACTGCCAAAG CTTGTTTGTCTGCTGGCACGGGTATGATGCTGAGCTCCTGGGCCACCTCTACCATAGAGGAAGTAGCAGAAGCAGCCCCGGCTGGCGTGCGCTGGTTGCAGCTCTACATTTACAAAGACCGAGCACTGACTCAGTCTCTAGTCAAGAGGGCTGAAGAGGCAGGGTATAAGGGTATCTTTGTCACAGTGGACACACCTTATCTTGGCAAGCGGCGTGATGACGTGCGCAATCGCTTCAAGCTGCCCTCTCATTTGAG AATGGCCAATTTTGAAACGCCTGATTTAGCATTCTCATCAAAGGAGGGCTACGGGGAGGACAGCGGCCTGGCAGTGTATGTGGCTCAGGCCATAGATCCCACACTGAAGTGGGAGGACATTGCTTGGCTAAAAAGAATCACTTCCTTGCCTGTGGTGGTTAAAGGAGTTTTGAGAG CGGAAGATGCCAGAGAAGCTCTGAAATACGGTGTTGATGGGATACTCGTGTCAAACCATGGAGCAAGACAGCTTGATTGTGTTCCAGCCACC ATCGATGCCTTGCCTGAGATTGTGGAGGCCGTGGGTGGCAGAGCAGAAGTTTATCTGGATGGAGGCATACGCACAGGCACAGATGTGCTCAAGGCCCTGGCGCTGGGGGCAAAGGCTGTGTTTGTAGGAAGACCCATCCTGTGGGGCCTGGCCTGTGAG GGTGAGAAAGGTGTCAGAGATGTGCTTCAGTTACTACAAGAGGAACTTCACCTTGCATTAGCTCTTACAG GGTGCCGGTCTTTGAAGGAAATCAATAGAACCCTTTTGAGAAGATCTGAGCAAATCCCAAGGCTCTGA